One Stigmatopora argus isolate UIUO_Sarg chromosome 19, RoL_Sarg_1.0, whole genome shotgun sequence genomic window, AGGACTTCGCTGTTCAACCTCAGCAACTTCATCGACAAAACCGGCGCCAACGGTAAAGAGAACAAGTCTGGCCTTGAAGTCTGGGTGAAAAACTGCTTTTAGGAAGcctacattttctttttgccaGGCTACGACATGTCTACGTTCATCCGACGGTACGGCCGCTACTTGAACGAGAAAGCCTTCGCCTACCGCCAGATGGCTTTTGACTTCACCCGAGTCAAGAAGGGgtacgtccgtccgtccgcatTTGGCGGTGACGCTACCCTGGACTCGTTGGCTGGAAATCCCTGTTTGAAACCCCAGGGCGGATGGTGTGATGAGGACCATGACCACAGAGAAGCTCTTAAAGGGAATGCCCGTCCTGCAGACCGAGATTGACACGCTCCTCGAGTTTGACGTGAGTTCTCGTCTTTTTTTACCCTGGGTGTAAAATTGCTGTGGAAATAGAAGGAATGGATCACCTGCTTTTCGATAGGTTCATCCCAAGGAGCTGAACAACGGCATCATCAACGCAGCCTTCTTGCTGCTTTTCAAGGATTTGGTCAAGCTCTTTGCGTCCTACAATGACGGTgtcatcaacatgttaggttggttcCAAAACGTGCACACTGCAGCCTGTAAAGTACAAATGAGCAACCCTgtgatttaaataaattaaaatgtaatacagAGAAATACTTCAAGATGAAAAAGAGCGACTGCAAGGAGGCATTGGAGATCTACAAGCGGTTCTTGACCCGAGTGACCAAGATCGGGGAGTTCATGAAGCTGGCCGAGGTACACCATCCTGAACAACTGCAATAATGAACATGTTTGCCTCTACCAACATGGTCGCCCTGAACATCAATGTCCATTGACTTTTAAACTTAAGTCATGTCTcagctaattaaaaaaagatcactGTCAAAGCAACTGCTATTTACTTagtgttagatgtccaatccatttcgctCCCACAATCCCATTCCatatagattggacatctattagtgATAAACCCCTTGAAATTCACAACAGAAGAATGATTGGACACTACACAATTGGACATCAATTGTTGGCAGCCATCTTGGCTGGGGCGAACAGCAACTAGATCTCGAAAAGTACATATTACACAGCATCAGTACGTTAGTTCTTAGTATCGGGCAACAGCAATGTGGTCAATACTTATATTATATTGGCGAAACACTACTTTTAACTAAACATTTCCTCTCTTTAGACCGTCGGAGTGGAGAAAAACGACATTCCCGACATCAACTATGTAAGTACTGGCCAAAGACGCGCACGCAAACATACGACATGGCTCACTTGTACCCAGTGTCTCCACCCCGGCGTGGTGGTGGACCTGGCAGACTCGGACGCCGCCGACGACGACTGCCCGTTTAAACCTCCGGAGGAACCGGTAACCGTAGCAACGGCCGAGTGCCTGCTCGCAGGATGCGGTGTCTGCATGCTGAgtctaattcattttgacacACGGGCCAGACGCGCACACACAACGTCCTCATATAACCTATTCGTTTTTTTGGGAGTGGTAGAAGAACAAAAATTAAGGAAATAcccaaaataggaaaaataaaaatcgaaAAATTCAGTTTCGTCCTTACGGGGCTACAAAGGATGACATCTGAATTTTTGATTGGTTGATCAGTGCAAAACTCGGTACACCCAATCGGCACGCTCAAATCATGTGATTAGCGActtaaaaatattgatttacatTTGTTGCCAGACTCAGAcggcgatggatgtccaatccgatTGAACTGGTTGGACgtctgttgccgtcaatggcatcttttgtcatttttcttcaggttgatcatttttattattgtgtGTCAGGCACCCAGCAGTATCCTGGAATCCCTGGAAACACACATGAACGGCCTCGAGGATGTCAAGGGTGGCAAGAAGGGGTAaattatgcatttaaaaaaatcaatgtattaTTTTAAGAGCTAATAGGTGGCCTTTTCTTTAACTTTCCTTCTTTCTTATGCCCTTTTTCCTTCATTTGGGATGACCAGTGAAGGGTGAGCATAAACCGCGGGTTGGTTTTGGGGCCCATCTGTAAATGTAAACTCATTTGCTGTCCAATTGACTTGAATTTGCCGTTCACATAAATGCTTGAGAATAGATTATTATTAGATTATTGaacaagtgtgtgtttgtgttaatGTGAATACATGTGTGAACTCTACAAGACGCACATGCTATGGAAAGTCGACTTATGCAAATGCATCATAATGCAGTGGTCTCACGAGAATTTTGTCAAAAGCAGAGGAATTAAAAACAGTAATTGTGACAAAATCATAAAGTTATGATGATCCAAATATTTCTCAAGAATGAAACCAGTAGTAAATTCTTACGAGAAGAGGCTGCATAATGTGGAGCGTGTTTTTGGGTCAATGATTGTGCTATTTTAGCCCAAAACCAACATTAACAATTTGTGTTGCTTTTGGGATAAACCCTTCTTATGATCCAcataatcatttctttttgcCCCCATTCTAAACacaattaaaatcaataatattttttcctttatccTCCCACTTTTAGGTCTCCAACTAAGGTAAGCTTACCCAATTCTTATCACAGTTCTTCATGTCCCATCCTTGCGTCTGAGTATATTCCCACGTCCACCACAGGGCTCTCCCACCAACAACGCGTCGCCAACTTCCACCCCGGCCAAATCCTCCAACGCCGTCCCCACGCTGCAGCCTCCGCCTGGGGAAACCGCCGCCGCTCCGGCTGCCCCCGAACCAGCCGAAGAGTACGTACCTGTGATTAGCATGCCTCATTACCATGTCTACTGTCCAAATGAGACTTAACGCCGTCTAGATGCAGTctaatcaattttattttactcCAAATTTCAAATGTGTCCTTTTACTTTTAACGTTATGCTGCAGTTCCTTGTTGGACCTGGATCCTCTATCCTCCTCTGGCCCCCCAGCAGCGTCTGCCGGCCCCACGTCCTGGGGAGGTAAGACCCTAAACTGGCTTATCTTAAAGGATCGGCAAATTGAGACTAACGGACGTTGCTCTTTTCTCAGACCTTCTTGGATCAGGTGAGTCTTTCCGTCTGTTGCAATTGCAACACATTAGTAAAAATTAGACGGAGTAAGGTAAGTTGGAAACAAATAATGGTCACCGTTCAATGTGTTTTAGTATGTTTCCAATCCTGTCGGACCTCCTTGTTTGTCCTCTAGAGGCTGTTTTTCTCTTTCTGGACTTTCAGCGCTCTTGTCCTtgttttttgtctctctcttccCTCCACAACCTTCATTGTCTCAATTTGTTTTCCCACCCCGGGGgcaatttttcttttccttttggaATTTTACTTTAATTGGGCTTAATTTGAATTTTCTACCCGCTCCACAACGTGGGCCGGGTTGACTTCCTTTGGGGGACCACAACCCCCCTTCTGCACAACCCCTCACCCCTTTCCTCAGAAATGGGCGATTCCTTGCTCACCGAGCCCACCCTGGCAGCGGAGGCCGCCGCCCCCTCCCCCGCCGCGTCCACGCCCGCCCCGGCGGCGGCGCCAGAAGCCGGAGTCCCACTAGCTCCTCCCACTAGCACGGCGGCCGCTCCCTCTCCCGGCGCCACCAATATGGATCTGTTAGGAGGTTAGTGGGCTTCCGGGGAGGGGGTGGGGCTTTCACCTCACCTCCTCCCCGCGAAGCtcaatcccccccacaaaagcCGTCCGACACTTAGCTGCATGCACACCAAATCTGTGGATTGGCATTTAAATTACAGCCCTGTTTAAAGCCAGAAGCTAATACTATTATATAAACTAGATTCTATACATTAAATCTGACTatttttctaattattttttataaatattttaaaaagaagattCTGCACATGCTACACTACTACAATGATGCAAAATTGACAGGCTGTAATCTAATGTGCAACCACAGAAAAATTTGCCAATACAGTGGAACCACTCGTGTTGGAGCAGCCGTTGCTAGGCAGAATTGCGGACAATTACAGGTAAAAAGAACGATGCTTTCGGCAGGCCGAGGACGAGAAGGAGCGCTAGGTAGGGGAGGAAAGTCCGACTCCGTGAAAAGACGACTGGTGCTTTTGAAGGTTCCGCTCTATTTGCAAATGCATCAAGCAAAGCAACGAACTCACGGCGATGCATTGATGTGCAAATTGGCCAACATAATCAGCTTCTCGACCCAAACCGAAAGCCACTTGAACATGGATTCCATGATATCCTCATATGCAGTTTAACACATTAGATTTCGAGGACTGctatagacgtctaatccactTTCGGTGGATTAGACGCCCATCGCCGTCCAGGAGGCTCATAAATTGGATATGAAGGAGATGGAAGAAGTGCTCAAATGTCTTTCAGCAGACACTCGTGTTTGATAGAAAGTCGGCCCGTCTATCAAACGTGTCCCGGTCCTCCGTGCGCTAGAATTAGAACGCCTCCTCGTCTGTGCTTCCATCCGTTTGTCCACATTTGTGTCCGAGGCCCGAAGACGCCAGGTCTTTCCGCTCGCTTTCTCATTTTCCCActtccgtttttttcttcttttccccgGCCGCCTTCTTCCTTCTCGTCTCGAAACTTCAGACGCCTTCGCCACGCCAGCCGtccccgccaccgccaccgaAACCCCAGCAGCCGAGGCCGCGCCGGTCGTCGGAGCAACCGCAGGAGCCGGTGGGTGGAAAGTCCCATTCCCGACGGTCCGGGTTTGAAGACTGGCTTCGGTCCGTCTATGCTTCTCGCCTTTCCACGGAGACGGAAGACCGTGCACTTCCCACTCGTCTTCACACGTCCGTGTAACAATAGGACGGCCGCGTCTGTTACCCGTCGCATATACTTTGCTGGCGTTCAAGTCATAATCTTAACTCAAGTGGGGGGGTTGCTGCCTTTGCGTCGGGGCCATTCGATAGACATATGCATTCTAGTCAATAGATGCGTTTCATTTGAAATGGTCAATTATTGACTCCATTTTCAACCAAAACAGCCTCAGGCTTAGCGCCATTAATATGATTTGTTATAAACAAGAGTTGTGCTAGTGATGACTATTTTAGTGGAGAAGATCACTCCTCACCTTACATCCAGAGTCTGTTGGAGAGGTCCCCAAATGCATTATGGCCGCCAGTTACCACTCAGGACGTCGAGTCCGACTTCATATGTGACATCTATGGGGAAGAACACAAATGCAACGTGACGAACCCAGAAAATGCATTTACTATTCTGTATTTGCAATACTTAGCATAACTTTGGGTAGATGACACGATGGTTAGGACGAAATTGGCCTGTATTGGATTTCTtccatactactactactactactactactactactactactactactgtccATCTCTACATCCTTCACTTGTTTATCAACTGTCCAACCATTTTTTCCGGAATTCCGAATTTCCCTCAACTCACTTTCATGTCAGCAAAACTACATCAAACCTCCATtttgcttgttttattttttaaatgtctaacCCGACTTCCTCCACATCCCACCTCCTAAAGACCCCTTTGCCTCTTTGGACGAGTGCCCGCCTGCCACCGCAGTACCTACGGGTCTAGTAGACCTTTTCGGTGTGGAAAACTCATGTTTTAGCTCTGTGGCGACGCCCCCTTCGCCATCATCGTTCCTCGACCCCGCATCCGTGGTCACCGCGGCGGCAGTTTTGACGCCCGACGCCGACCCTTCGGCTGACCTTTTCAGCGGTAAAATGTTGGAATGACTTTGCACGAGGAGTACTTGCCCGTTGCCACGTTTGAGCATTTTGATGGTCTTTGTAGCCTTCTTTGCATTGACTCCGGACACCCGAGCAGAAGCCACGCCCGCAATAGACTTATTTGCAGCAGGTACCCCTTCCTTGGTGCACGTGGCGTGCCTTCCGGTGTGCTCTCGCTTTCTGCCTGGCCAAAGAGAGAATGAAAtgttacaaaatcatttttttctttcccacaCTGCATTTTTTCCCAAGATATGCAAACTATGGTTTTGTAAATCCCGTATTTCCTCAAATAGTTGCCATCAACGTACGATCACATGTTGAATTTGTACCTGCTTTGGTTATAAAACTgcaatgaaatgtaaaaaagtaTACATAACAATTTGAGTCGCCATTATTTGAGGAAATACGCCAGAGATGATTTACATCATGTATCACATCCCTCCATTAATTCCTCCCCTCGGCAGATTTATTCAACTCCTCAGCCATCCCACCCATCCATTCCTCAGCACCCCCACTCAAAACTGACAGCAGGGACATCATGAGCCTGTTTCGTGGTGGGTAGCTTCACACTTTGGTGGAGATGCTAAACCTAGACTGGAAAGAGATGCTAAAAAAGTTTTTCAAATCTGCGGTTTGCGGTTCTTTCGCGGCATAATTACCGGTGTCTGCCCCGTCTAACTGTGGTCCTTTTTTGACATTAGCAGTGTGACGCTCCCAGGCTGACTGTCCCCCTTCCCTTCTTCTCCCTTAACGCTGCAATGGACTCGATTCTGCTGGGTTGGCCCAAAAGAATCCACCGGAGGAGCAGGCGGAGACGCCCCGGCGGCGGTCGGCGCTGTTCCCGTGGCAGAACTCGCTTCAGGTGAATGAATCGGTGGATGAATTTCATttgaataatgtaaaaaaaaatagccttctGGGCATTCATTGGTCAGTTATCATGCTGGACATTCCCTAGTAGTGAGAATAGCCGTAATGGAGTTAATAGGAATGCATAAATCATTAAATATTTTGGATATATTTAATGAACTTGAGCTAAAATTTGTGGCAACTTAACAGTActacgtttaaaaaaacaatctggtCAAATCCATCAAAATCACAAACTAGAAGAGTATACTTGAAAGCTGGTAGGTTGGCCTAAGCAGCCAAACTCAAAGCAGCAGCACTTATCTGACCTTAATGACAAATTTGAGGTCAATAGACTCACAAATGCACTTTTAAGACCTCTGTAACTTTGACCTGGCCATACCAAATTTTGAACACCACTTCCACCTTTCATAATTATGAACATATGTTTTGATAGCAATCCCTTAATTATTCTCCACTATTCTTCTATTCTGTCTGTGTTTTTTCTCGACTCGCCCGCTCATCTTATTCTCTTCTCTCTTGTCTCCCCCGTGTGTCTCTCGGGCGGCCCACCGCTCGATCCTGACATCTGACTCGGTGAGTTTCCACCCTCGCTCTTTCTAACAGACGACCACACAACTGCTGCATTGCAGTGTGGGACAGATACACACCGTTAGATATGCACTAACACAATATTCCAGACACGCAACTCACATAAATGACCAAAACGTACACAACGACAAAATTACTATATACATGAATCCATAAAAATAgtattgattaaaagaaaactACGAGTGAGTCAAAGTTTTTGCGAATAGTGCATCTCGACAAATGAGGAAATTGTTCAAGTGTTTTTAGGGGGTCTTCAAATTCTTTATGTTTAGTATTATTAATTTCAGTCATGGCAACGCGAGTCCTGTACTCGTAGTAAGTTAATGTTTGCCTGTACCTCCCTTTTCCCCTTTAAACGTCCCTTTGCACCCCCCACCTCCACCCACTTGCCTTCCTGTAGCATTTGGCGGGCTAGGGGACGTAATGAAGCCCACCCTGACCCCGCAGGCGGGCGATGTTGACACCTCCCTGGCTAATATGACGAGTAGTAAGTAGGCTTTCAAAACTCGTAAGTTGGGCCTGCAGATGCTGCTTTCTATACCAATGGGACCCTTCCCCAAACACGACAAATCCAGTAAAGATCTGATGGACTTGTCGTGTTTTTGGGTATATAATACTTACTTTtactgagacaaaaaaaatggtttttataCAGACATGATAAGGTAGTTATTTTGCAGTTCCTCACCTCCTctcgttttctttctttgttttggaCGAATCAGATCTGACGATGGGATCTCCAGCGGCCCCTCAGGTAGCTCCCCCGAGTTGGGGTGCCCCCATGGTAAATGTTGTGTGGGTTTTACGTGTGAGCACGGAGTGAAAGCGCATGGCAGCTTCGAGACGAGACGCGTTGCCTTCAATTTCCGCCTACGGAGAAGGAGAGAGAAAGCACgataaatatttgaaatcattttttcgGGAGAAGATGATGGAGAGTGATGACATGGCAAATTATTAACAGTTTCAAGTGCTTGGTAGAAAAAAGGCATGACGAGCACCCGTCTTTGTAGGAAAGGTGGGCAAACTTTGGTGCGTTAAAATGGGATGGTAGGAGAAATATTTCAGTGTTTCAATCGCAAggcttattttaaaatgacttatttttggaAAAAGGTTAAATAGTTGATAATACACAGAAAAGAACAAAACCATACTTTGCTCACCTTTTAGCTTGTCATCATAAACAAATTAGTAGTAGTGATACTTTAAAGACTTTCACAAGCTGATAGAAATCCATTcctatgcatttttttgcattatccTTGATATTAAGCTAAAAGTAGTAATATTGCTAGTACACAAACAAATACTATGATAACCAAGTGCTTGTACTACAAGTAACTATTGTAACAAGTCATTCGACAATAACACAATTTTTACAGGAATACCAAACAgtagtggaagaaaaaaaatcaacaaaggaGGTTCTAGAAgagtattttttaacaaaaacgaTGCAAGTACAATACATGGACTTGACATTAGATATCAGGGATATCGAATCAATGCACAAACAGCTTCCCGAACTTCACTCGCGGCGTTTGTCATTttgtgtgtcatttttttgctcgCTGTGCGTCTTGTATTGTCATTGTCTTCACTGTAGTGATCCCAACTCCCCCCTCTACACCTTTAGCCAGCCCCCATGGGCGTCCCCCCGTTTATGGGGACTTACCCAGGCTACAGCATGGTAAGCGCACCCCTATCCCCCCACCCCAAACAATACATGTGGACATTATCATAAAGTGTTGGACATCCAGCTGTGTTTGGAATCCCAAATGATCCCAAACATAGCCTCAGTTTGAATCTCATCCACGTGTCGTAGCGTCTCCTGTCTTTTGTGTCTCGTTGAGAAGTGCGTAGGAGCTCCCATGATGCCTTTGGTTAGGCCGGGCTTCCCTGCCACTGGCGCCCCGGTAACCCAGTTCTTTAGATTTGTCCACCTAAAGTACAGTTAACAGCGTGGCTAAGATAGcaattgtcgttgttgttggtGGTGTGTACACAGATGTCTCCAGGAGTGACCCAGAGTCCTAGAAAGCCTCCTCCACCCAGGAACGCTCTGGATGACCTTAACATCAAGGACTTCATGTAGGAGACCCACATCCAGGTACTTGGTGTTCCATAGTACcagacaggggtgtcaaactggtaGATTACAGATCAAAATCAGTCAACTAGGGGTCCGTTCTTTCTCAATTTAGTGgttgaaaatttaaataataaagcttgagatcatttttttaaatcaccaacTTTTCCTTCCATTCCAGGTGGTACTGCGTGTAGCACTGCGTGGGTCTGCGCTCCCCCACTGCCGACCATCAGCTCAATGCCCCCCCTTAAAGACCACAACCCCtcataaccccccccccccataatGTACTGTTGTAGCACAACTGTGAATGTGAACCATAGATACAGAACACTctgttttatgtgtgtgtgggtgtgcgtgtaaATCAGTGTTAAAAACTTGACTTAATATACCACGGCGAGTGGGggatgaaaaagacaaaaaaaaaatagggtgcTTATTTCGATTTGTTCTGGACAAAGCTGAATGGAATGGTTTCTTTGCGCATCTGGCAGATGAGGACTGTGTTGTTCAATGTGGACTGTGTTTCGCTTTGTGTAACTTCCCTGGCCAAGCCCCCCTACcccgcttaaaaaaaaaaaaaaatacaaaaaaaaaaaaaatcacactccTCAATGACCCCAGCTAATACCGAGCTAAACTCGTCGTCTTCCCAGCTAATATTGAGCTACGTGTATGTCATGGTTCTAACTACAGTATGTCAAAGCTTAGCCTCCCAAGCTCCCGATTGGTCAGGTAAAACACGCCTTTTGTCAACCTACGGATTCCCCAGATTTGAGCTTGATCCGAAATATGCATTTTACACTGTTTAAATGAGAGATTAtacttattttctttattttcaggcaagaaaataccatattttttcgTTACATATCTTGAGGGAAAAGCATGTAAATGTGAAATAACGTGAGTTTGCTAGAGTCGGTATTGTTTTGAAAACAAAGTGGCTGGTGATTTAACGTGACGGACGCCTGGAGTGCGATTGTGCATGCGATTGGACGCCGTTGGGTACATTTGCTCACTGGGGAGACCCGCTGGTAAAGCGCTCTCGTTCTCTGTGTCGTTTCTTTCCAAAAAGTGACTGTATCTTAATCCGTTGTGGCAAATACTTGTtggaaaaagaataaataataaaggcGACAATGACATTGACATACAAAAACCATGCGGGGAGATTGTTGGCTCAGTATTTTCGTCAAGGCTGCATTGTTTTGGGGTGGGGGAGTGGGACTCAAAGTGGATGGTGTTGTTCTGCCCTTTCCTTTAAACCTGCATGTGAGTCCTCCTTTGAGATGCAATAAAATACTAATCACGCAAATAACCCTCACACTTGGTCACGTATCGCtcttctgttcattttgggcatcAATATTTGGATTGACAGAGCAACATTCATATTTGTTTTAGTGTGTCACCGTGGCAGCCCATGAGTGAATGAACTC contains:
- the LOC144064836 gene encoding clathrin coat assembly protein AP180-like isoform X3 → MSGQTLTDRIAAAQHQLTGSDMARAVCKATTHEVMAPKKKHLEYLVSATNTTNVNIPQMADTLFERATNASWVVVFKALVTTHHMCVHGNERFIQYLASRTSLFNLSNFIDKTGANGYDMSTFIRRYGRYLNEKAFAYRQMAFDFTRVKKGADGVMRTMTTEKLLKGMPVLQTEIDTLLEFDVHPKELNNGIINAAFLLLFKDLVKLFASYNDGVINMLEKYFKMKKSDCKEALEIYKRFLTRVTKIGEFMKLAETVGVEKNDIPDINYAPSSILESLETHMNGLEDVKGGKKGSPTKGSPTNNASPTSTPAKSSNAVPTLQPPPGETAAAPAAPEPAEDSLLDLDPLSSSGPPAASAGPTSWGDLLGSEMGDSLLTEPTLAAEAAAPSPAASTPAPAAAPEAGVPLAPPTSTAAAPSPGATNMDLLGDAFATPAVPATATETPAAEAAPVVGATAGAESTGGAGGDAPAAVGAVPVAELASGDVMKPTLTPQAGDVDTSLANMTSNLTMGSPAAPQVAPPSWGAPMCVGAPMMPLVRPGFPATGAPMSPGVTQSPRKPPPPRNALDDLNIKDFM
- the LOC144064836 gene encoding clathrin coat assembly protein AP180-like isoform X5, with the protein product MSGQTLTDRIAAAQHQLTGSDMARAVCKATTHEVMAPKKKHLEYLVSATNTTNVNIPQMADTLFERATNASWVVVFKALVTTHHMCVHGNERFIQYLASRTSLFNLSNFIDKTGANGYDMSTFIRRYGRYLNEKAFAYRQMAFDFTRVKKGADGVMRTMTTEKLLKGMPVLQTEIDTLLEFDVHPKELNNGIINAAFLLLFKDLVKLFASYNDGVINMLEKYFKMKKSDCKEALEIYKRFLTRVTKIGEFMKLAETVGVEKNDIPDINYAPSSILESLETHMNGLEDVKGGKKGSPTKGSPTNNASPTSTPAKSSNAVPTLQPPPGETAAAPAAPEPAEDSLLDLDPLSSSGPPAASAGPTSWGDLLGSEMGDSLLTEPTLAAEAAAPSPAASTPAPAAAPEAGVPLAPPTSTAAAPSPGATNMDLLGDAFATPAVPATATETPAAEAAPVVGATAGAESTGGAGGDAPAAVGAVPVAELASGDVMKPTLTPQAGDVDTSLANMTSNLTMGSPAAPQVAPPSWGAPMMSPGVTQSPRKPPPPRNALDDLNIKDFM
- the LOC144064836 gene encoding clathrin coat assembly protein AP180-like isoform X9, coding for MSGQTLTDRIAAAQHQLTGSDMARAVCKATTHEVMAPKKKHLEYLVSATNTTNVNIPQMADTLFERATNASWVVVFKALVTTHHMCVHGNERFIQYLASRTSLFNLSNFIDKTGANGYDMSTFIRRYGRYLNEKAFAYRQMAFDFTRVKKGADGVMRTMTTEKLLKGMPVLQTEIDTLLEFDVHPKELNNGIINAAFLLLFKDLVKLFASYNDGVINMLEKYFKMKKSDCKEALEIYKRFLTRVTKIGEFMKLAETVGVEKNDIPDINYAPSSILESLETHMNGLEDVKGGKKGSPTKGSPTNNASPTSTPAKSSNAVPTLQPPPGETAAAPAAPEPAEDSLLDLDPLSSSGPPAASAGPTSWGDLLGSEMGDSLLTEPTLAAEAAAPSPAASTPAPAAAPEAGVPLAPPTSTAAAPSPGATNMDLLGDAFATPAVPATATETPAAEAAPVVGATAGAESTGGAGGDAPAAVGAVPVAELASAAPQCVGAPMMPLVRPGFPATGAPMSPGVTQSPRKPPPPRNALDDLNIKDFM
- the LOC144064836 gene encoding clathrin coat assembly protein AP180-like isoform X1; the encoded protein is MSGQTLTDRIAAAQHQLTGSDMARAVCKATTHEVMAPKKKHLEYLVSATNTTNVNIPQMADTLFERATNASWVVVFKALVTTHHMCVHGNERFIQYLASRTSLFNLSNFIDKTGANGYDMSTFIRRYGRYLNEKAFAYRQMAFDFTRVKKGADGVMRTMTTEKLLKGMPVLQTEIDTLLEFDVHPKELNNGIINAAFLLLFKDLVKLFASYNDGVINMLEKYFKMKKSDCKEALEIYKRFLTRVTKIGEFMKLAETVGVEKNDIPDINYAPSSILESLETHMNGLEDVKGGKKGSPTKGSPTNNASPTSTPAKSSNAVPTLQPPPGETAAAPAAPEPAEDSLLDLDPLSSSGPPAASAGPTSWGDLLGSEMGDSLLTEPTLAAEAAAPSPAASTPAPAAAPEAGVPLAPPTSTAAAPSPGATNMDLLGDAFATPAVPATATETPAAEAAPVVGATAGADPFASLDECPPATAVPTGLVDLFGVENSCFSSVATPPSPSSFLDPASVVTAAAVLTPDADPSADLFSAFFALTPDTRAEATPAIDLFAAGTPSLVHVACLPVCSRFLPGQRENEMLQNHFFLSHTAFFPKICKLWFCKSRISSNSCHQRTITC
- the LOC144064836 gene encoding clathrin coat assembly protein AP180-like isoform X11; this translates as MSGQTLTDRIAAAQHQLTGSDMARAVCKATTHEVMAPKKKHLEYLVSATNTTNVNIPQMADTLFERATNASWVVVFKALVTTHHMCVHGNERFIQYLASRTSLFNLSNFIDKTGANGYDMSTFIRRYGRYLNEKAFAYRQMAFDFTRVKKGADGVMRTMTTEKLLKGMPVLQTEIDTLLEFDVHPKELNNGIINAAFLLLFKDLVKLFASYNDGVINMLEKYFKMKKSDCKEALEIYKRFLTRVTKIGEFMKLAETVGVEKNDIPDINYAPSSILESLETHMNGLEDVKGGKKGSPTKGSPTNNASPTSTPAKSSNAVPTLQPPPGETAAAPAAPEPAEDSLLDLDPLSSSGPPAASAGPTSWGDLLGSDAFATPAVPATATETPAAEAAPVVGATAGAESTGGAGGDAPAAVGAVPVAELASGDVMKPTLTPQAGDVDTSLANMTSNLTMGSPAAPQVAPPSWGAPMCVGAPMMPLVRPGFPATGAPMSPGVTQSPRKPPPPRNALDDLNIKDFM
- the LOC144064836 gene encoding clathrin coat assembly protein AP180-like isoform X6, translated to MSGQTLTDRIAAAQHQLTGSDMARAVCKATTHEVMAPKKKHLEYLVSATNTTNVNIPQMADTLFERATNASWVVVFKALVTTHHMCVHGNERFIQYLASRTSLFNLSNFIDKTGANGYDMSTFIRRYGRYLNEKAFAYRQMAFDFTRVKKGADGVMRTMTTEKLLKGMPVLQTEIDTLLEFDVHPKELNNGIINAAFLLLFKDLVKLFASYNDGVINMLEKYFKMKKSDCKEALEIYKRFLTRVTKIGEFMKLAETVGVEKNDIPDINYAPSSILESLETHMNGLEDVKGGKKGSPTKGSPTNNASPTSTPAKSSNAVPTLQPPPGETAAAPAAPEPAEDSLLDLDPLSSSGPPAASAGPTSWGDLLGSDAFATPAVPATATETPAAEAAPVVGATAGADPFASLDECPPATAVPTGLVDLFGVENSCFSSVATPPSPSSFLDPASVVTAAAVLTPDADPSADLFSAFFALTPDTRAEATPAIDLFAAGTPSLVHVACLPVCSRFLPGQRENEMLQNHFFLSHTAFFPKICKLWFCKSRISSNSCHQRTITC
- the LOC144064836 gene encoding clathrin coat assembly protein AP180-like isoform X2, with product MSGQTLTDRIAAAQHQLTGSDMARAVCKATTHEVMAPKKKHLEYLVSATNTTNVNIPQMADTLFERATNASWVVVFKALVTTHHMCVHGNERFIQYLASRTSLFNLSNFIDKTGANGYDMSTFIRRYGRYLNEKAFAYRQMAFDFTRVKKGADGVMRTMTTEKLLKGMPVLQTEIDTLLEFDVHPKELNNGIINAAFLLLFKDLVKLFASYNDGVINMLEKYFKMKKSDCKEALEIYKRFLTRVTKIGEFMKLAETVGVEKNDIPDINYAPSSILESLETHMNGLEDVKGGKKGSPTKGSPTNNASPTSTPAKSSNAVPTLQPPPGETAAAPAAPEPAEDSLLDLDPLSSSGPPAASAGPTSWGDLLGSEMGDSLLTEPTLAAEAAAPSPAASTPAPAAAPEAGVPLAPPTSTAAAPSPGATNMDLLGDAFATPAVPATATETPAAEAAPVVGATAGADPFASLDECPPATAVPTGLVDLFGVENSCFSSVATPPSPSSFLDPASVVTAAAVLTPDADPSADLFSAFFALTPDTRAEATPAIDLFAADLFNSSAIPPIHSSAPPLKTDSRDIMSLFRAV